One Heptranchias perlo isolate sHepPer1 chromosome 31, sHepPer1.hap1, whole genome shotgun sequence DNA segment encodes these proteins:
- the LOC137300446 gene encoding protein FAM163B-like, producing MTAGTVVITGGILATIILLCIIIVVCYCRLQYYCCKREEWDGDEEEPDFAVHSRLPAAYYNHSAGNGLNFSSVSYPQDRSHSRALCPNCSHCKPLFYVHQIEEIRNGGERVSYKTVSEEDLEMLTNPQNLPMGRAKLTRDAFSRSRSISTDV from the exons ATGACAGCCGGGACTGTGGTGATCACAGGTGGAATCTTGGCTACAATTATTCTACTGTGTATAATCATCGTGGTGTGTTACTGCCGACTGCAG tATTATTGCtgtaagagagaggagtgggatgGAGACGAGGAggagccagattttgctgtgcacTCACGTCTGCCGGCTGCTTACTACAATCACAGTGCCGGAAATGGACTTAACTTCAGTTCTGTATCCTATCCTCAGGATCGCTCCCATTCCAGAGCTCTCTGCCCCAACTGCTCTCACTGCAAGCCACTCTTCTATGTCCATCAGATTGAAGAGATTAGgaatgggggtgagagagtgagctaTAAAACTGTGAGTGAGGAGGATTTAGAaatgctgacaaatccccagaacctGCCCATGGGCAGGGCCAAGCTGACAAGAGACGCTTTCAGCAGAAGTCGGAGTATCAGCACTGATGTGTGA